One genomic region from Halococcus qingdaonensis encodes:
- the trxA gene encoding thioredoxin produces the protein MSVRLKDFYADWCGPCKTQDPILEELEEDMDGSVEFEKIDVDEEQEIANEYQVRSIPTLVVENDDGVVERFIGVTQREEIESALEQAGA, from the coding sequence ATGAGTGTTCGACTGAAAGACTTCTACGCGGATTGGTGCGGTCCCTGCAAGACCCAAGACCCCATTCTCGAGGAACTGGAAGAGGACATGGACGGCAGCGTCGAGTTCGAGAAGATCGACGTCGACGAGGAGCAGGAGATCGCCAACGAGTATCAGGTGCGATCGATCCCCACGCTCGTCGTCGAGAACGACGACGGCGTCGTCGAGCGGTTCATCGGTGTCACCCAGCGCGAGGAGATCGAGAGCGCGCTCGAACAGGCCGGCGCGTAA
- a CDS encoding APC family permease produces MADEIGFVESLSMAVGGMVGGGIFAALGVVAITADTLAWLAFVVAGTIALCAGYSFVRLNSLTDGHAGPMTYVEQFTGNTTLAGMLGWTFVIGYVGTMALYSYSFGGYFADLVGVESLFGVPLRPLITLAAIAVFVGLNTAGAHASGRSEELLVGLKVLILLVFGVGGIYYGFVNGELSAGFANVGAGPVIAAGVAFVAFEGWELLLFDQESIANPEKTVRNAIYVSIVGATLLYVLVAIVTTNLVPAATIQQQPDTALAIAARPFFGPAGFVLISVAALFSTGSALNATLFSTARLSKEMVADDFLPNQLRGDADGEPIRPLLVVGVLTAGLAVLGSLNAISSFASLSFIVIFGSISTLAVTQRESVLTTVVPAVGAIGAGAAATALLYHLFTSEFDTFVVVCALAVGVIAVEVLYFERDRIEHEVSSVEQRL; encoded by the coding sequence ATGGCAGACGAGATCGGGTTCGTCGAGTCGCTATCGATGGCGGTCGGCGGCATGGTCGGCGGCGGCATCTTCGCGGCGCTCGGCGTCGTCGCGATCACAGCCGACACCCTCGCGTGGCTCGCGTTCGTCGTGGCGGGGACCATTGCGCTCTGTGCGGGCTACTCGTTCGTCCGGCTGAACAGTCTTACCGACGGCCACGCGGGGCCGATGACCTACGTCGAGCAGTTCACCGGCAACACGACGCTCGCGGGTATGCTCGGCTGGACGTTCGTCATCGGCTACGTCGGCACGATGGCGCTCTACTCCTACTCCTTCGGCGGCTATTTCGCCGATCTCGTCGGCGTCGAGTCGTTGTTCGGCGTGCCGCTACGGCCGCTGATCACGCTCGCGGCGATCGCGGTCTTCGTCGGGCTGAACACCGCCGGCGCGCACGCCTCCGGGCGCTCCGAGGAGCTGCTCGTCGGGCTCAAGGTACTGATCCTCCTGGTGTTCGGTGTCGGCGGCATCTACTACGGGTTCGTCAACGGCGAGCTCAGTGCCGGCTTCGCGAACGTCGGTGCCGGACCGGTCATCGCCGCCGGCGTCGCGTTCGTCGCCTTCGAGGGCTGGGAACTCCTACTGTTCGATCAGGAAAGCATCGCGAACCCCGAAAAGACCGTCCGCAACGCGATCTACGTCTCGATCGTCGGCGCGACGCTGCTGTACGTGCTGGTCGCGATCGTCACCACCAATCTCGTGCCCGCCGCGACGATCCAACAGCAGCCGGACACGGCGCTGGCGATCGCCGCCAGACCCTTCTTCGGGCCAGCCGGCTTCGTGCTGATCTCGGTTGCGGCACTGTTCTCGACGGGGAGCGCGCTCAACGCGACGCTGTTCAGCACCGCGCGCCTCTCGAAGGAGATGGTCGCCGACGACTTCCTTCCGAACCAGCTCCGGGGCGATGCGGACGGCGAACCGATCCGCCCGCTGCTGGTCGTCGGCGTTCTCACGGCGGGACTGGCGGTTCTCGGTAGCCTGAACGCCATCAGCTCGTTCGCGTCGCTGTCGTTCATCGTCATCTTCGGCTCGATCAGCACGCTCGCGGTGACACAGCGCGAATCGGTGCTGACGACGGTCGTCCCCGCGGTCGGCGCGATCGGTGCGGGGGCAGCCGCCACCGCGCTGCTCTATCACCTCTTCACCAGCGAGTTCGACACGTTCGTCGTCGTGTGCGCGCTCGCCGTTGGCGTGATCGCCGTCGAGGTGCTCTACTTCGAGCGCGATCGGATCGAACACGAGGTCAGCAGCGTCGAGCAGCGACTGTAG
- a CDS encoding preprotein translocase subunit Sec61beta, whose product MSSGDNSGGLMSSAGLVRYFDAEDQNAIRLDPKTIVAFGVAFGIMIIVLRIAL is encoded by the coding sequence ATGAGCAGCGGCGACAACTCCGGCGGGCTGATGTCGAGCGCCGGACTGGTGCGATATTTCGACGCCGAGGATCAGAACGCCATCCGACTCGACCCGAAGACGATCGTGGCCTTCGGCGTCGCGTTCGGCATCATGATCATCGTGCTCCGGATCGCGCTGTAA
- the pdxT gene encoding pyridoxal 5'-phosphate synthase glutaminase subunit PdxT → MSLTAGVVAVQGDFREHAAAIERAARAHGECADPIEIRSSETIPDCDLLLLPGGESTAISTHLQREGLADEIVAHVDAGKPLLATCAGLIVACTDAGDERVENLGLIDATVERNAFGRQRDSFETDLDIGDLDEPFPAVFIRAPRIDEAGDCEVLATFDGRPVAVRDGPVVGTAFHPELTDDARVHGTAFFDRTNG, encoded by the coding sequence ATGAGTCTCACGGCCGGCGTCGTCGCTGTCCAGGGTGATTTCAGGGAGCACGCGGCGGCCATCGAGCGGGCGGCCCGTGCCCACGGCGAGTGTGCCGATCCGATCGAGATCCGCTCGTCGGAAACGATCCCCGACTGCGATCTCCTCCTGTTGCCCGGTGGCGAATCGACGGCGATCTCGACCCATCTCCAGCGCGAGGGGCTCGCCGACGAGATCGTCGCCCACGTCGACGCGGGCAAGCCGCTGCTCGCGACCTGTGCCGGTCTCATCGTCGCCTGTACGGACGCCGGCGACGAGCGCGTCGAGAATTTGGGACTGATCGACGCGACCGTCGAGCGCAACGCCTTCGGCCGCCAGCGCGACAGTTTCGAGACCGATCTCGACATCGGAGATCTCGACGAACCGTTCCCGGCGGTGTTCATCCGCGCGCCGCGCATCGACGAGGCGGGCGACTGTGAGGTGCTGGCGACGTTCGATGGTCGGCCGGTCGCGGTGCGCGACGGGCCCGTCGTCGGGACCGCTTTTCACCCGGAGCTCACCGACGACGCTCGGGTTCACGGGACGGCCTTCTTCGATCGGACGAACGGGTAG
- a CDS encoding DUF7532 family protein: MHFDQRTQRALSEAGLSTDEIAAVSDAVVDATDRDADRLEAFFAGLDTVYSDMDRAHSASEFPEHAVDYLDLFTHADDIRGYLRFDTWGVPVEGGRVLSAEVVELSLGPTVDGRVRFAADREALR; the protein is encoded by the coding sequence ATGCATTTCGATCAACGGACGCAGCGCGCGCTTTCGGAAGCGGGGCTCTCGACCGACGAGATCGCGGCGGTTTCGGACGCCGTGGTCGACGCGACCGACCGGGATGCCGACCGCCTGGAAGCGTTCTTCGCCGGGCTCGATACCGTGTACTCCGACATGGATCGAGCCCACAGCGCGAGTGAGTTCCCCGAGCACGCCGTCGACTATCTCGATCTGTTCACTCACGCCGACGACATCCGGGGCTACCTCCGCTTCGATACGTGGGGCGTTCCGGTCGAGGGTGGGCGCGTGCTCTCCGCGGAGGTCGTCGAACTCTCGCTCGGTCCCACGGTCGACGGCCGCGTGCGCTTCGCCGCCGACCGCGAGGCGCTGCGGTGA
- the otsB gene encoding trehalose-phosphatase, whose amino-acid sequence MTTDIPPVLWDSLPALRDRLADANGLLFCTDFDGTLAGIEIDPEAPALGEDNLTALERLRDHDWVDVAVISGRELADLRERVGIDGIDYAGNHGLELHRDGESTTHPIARRRRRDLDTIVADIEERLDDTDCFVEDKSVSATVHYRTAPERENEVHDAVEAAVERVAEGGFELSTGKEIVELTPTVAWDKGDAVSLLVADHDGWLPIYVGDDTTDEAAFRELSEIGLGIHVGTNPETAADYRIDDPDSVTRFLDWLIDEGLAALDSRGSA is encoded by the coding sequence ATGACGACTGACATCCCGCCGGTGCTGTGGGACTCGCTTCCGGCGCTCCGTGATCGCCTGGCGGACGCGAACGGACTCCTGTTCTGTACGGATTTCGACGGCACGCTCGCCGGTATCGAGATCGATCCGGAGGCACCGGCGCTCGGGGAGGACAATCTGACCGCCCTCGAACGTCTCCGCGATCACGACTGGGTGGACGTGGCCGTCATCAGCGGGCGCGAGCTCGCCGATCTCCGCGAGCGTGTCGGTATCGACGGGATCGACTACGCCGGCAATCACGGGCTCGAACTCCACAGAGATGGCGAGAGCACGACCCACCCGATCGCCAGACGTCGACGGCGCGATCTCGACACGATCGTCGCCGACATCGAGGAGCGCCTCGACGACACGGACTGTTTCGTCGAGGACAAATCCGTGAGCGCGACCGTCCACTACCGGACGGCTCCCGAGCGCGAGAACGAGGTCCACGACGCCGTCGAGGCAGCGGTCGAGCGAGTTGCCGAGGGCGGGTTCGAGCTCTCGACGGGAAAGGAGATCGTCGAGCTCACGCCGACGGTCGCCTGGGACAAGGGCGACGCCGTCTCGCTGCTCGTGGCCGATCACGACGGCTGGCTGCCGATCTACGTCGGTGATGACACGACCGACGAGGCGGCCTTTCGCGAACTCTCGGAGATCGGGCTCGGTATCCACGTCGGCACGAACCCGGAGACGGCGGCGGACTACCGCATCGACGATCCCGACTCAGTCACGCGATTTCTCGACTGGCTCATCGACGAGGGGCTCGCTGCGCTCGATTCTCGCGGCTCGGCGTAG
- a CDS encoding bifunctional nuclease family protein: MNAHIDAVRIAGTPSGPVPVVLLAVDGEADYLPIFIGFDEASAIARGMDAVDIGRPLTHDLLLDIVEELGGRVDSVVVDAIEESEGGGTYTADLHVETPRGERVIDARPSDSLALAARTNAPIEVDPAVFEEGRREREAFDELDDIREVADL; this comes from the coding sequence ATGAACGCCCACATCGACGCCGTCCGCATCGCGGGCACGCCCTCCGGCCCCGTGCCGGTGGTGCTCCTCGCTGTGGACGGCGAGGCCGACTACCTGCCGATCTTCATCGGTTTCGACGAGGCGTCGGCCATCGCCCGCGGGATGGATGCCGTCGACATCGGCCGGCCGCTCACCCACGATCTCCTGCTCGATATCGTCGAGGAGCTCGGCGGCCGAGTCGACAGCGTGGTCGTCGACGCCATCGAGGAGAGCGAGGGCGGCGGAACGTACACTGCCGACCTCCACGTCGAGACGCCCCGCGGCGAGCGCGTCATCGACGCACGACCGAGCGATTCGCTCGCGCTCGCGGCCCGCACGAACGCCCCGATCGAGGTCGACCCCGCCGTCTTCGAGGAGGGCCGTCGCGAACGCGAGGCGTTCGACGAGCTCGACGACATCCGCGAGGTGGCCGACCTGTGA
- a CDS encoding DUF1565 domain-containing protein, producing MSDSPTDSSRQWVTIDEEVPRWGLVSRPLTTRRSREIVVDSDGNDDNPGAEDEPLRTIQEAFNRLPIFVQHDTTIRVRPGSYTDEGPAIHTGPIVQKAQCTLRLVGDVEEPERVDVRSGINSTYQGKQLHYTIRGIAFDGLSQFAGPVDLRDCVFHGNGDAAISGKNGHVFAKRCRIGTESDRYAIWSTLMESYGLVDCDLAAGEVAIKANGPGTHRLAANCTIDAPTAFDADSGSVITYGDALYVGGRRYTPD from the coding sequence GTGAGCGACTCACCCACTGATTCGAGCCGTCAGTGGGTCACCATCGACGAGGAGGTCCCGCGCTGGGGGCTCGTGAGTCGCCCGCTGACGACCCGGCGCTCGCGCGAGATCGTCGTCGATTCGGACGGAAACGACGATAATCCTGGAGCCGAGGACGAGCCGTTGCGGACGATCCAGGAGGCGTTCAATCGGCTGCCGATCTTCGTCCAGCACGACACGACGATCCGCGTGCGGCCGGGCAGCTACACCGACGAGGGGCCGGCGATCCACACCGGCCCGATCGTTCAGAAGGCCCAGTGCACGCTCCGGCTCGTGGGCGACGTGGAGGAGCCGGAACGGGTCGACGTGCGCTCGGGCATCAACTCGACCTATCAGGGCAAACAGCTCCACTACACCATCAGGGGGATCGCCTTCGACGGGCTCTCGCAGTTCGCCGGCCCGGTCGATCTCCGGGACTGTGTGTTCCACGGCAACGGCGACGCGGCGATCAGCGGGAAGAACGGCCACGTCTTCGCCAAGCGCTGTCGGATCGGTACCGAGAGCGACCGCTACGCGATCTGGAGTACGCTGATGGAGTCCTACGGACTGGTCGACTGCGATCTCGCCGCGGGCGAGGTCGCGATCAAGGCCAACGGACCGGGCACGCACCGCCTGGCCGCCAACTGCACGATCGACGCGCCGACGGCGTTCGACGCCGATTCGGGGTCGGTCATCACCTACGGCGACGCGCTCTACGTCGGCGGGCGGCGCTACACGCCGGACTGA
- a CDS encoding DUF5518 domain-containing protein, giving the protein MTNWRAVGIGFLIELVLSIIGGIVPVIGQLFAAVVGGFTAGYIAGGGFGSGFWHGLLAGALGGIIVAVLVTALVGVFDATLGFAGLLGGSVLVIGITLALVLALPSAIAGAIGGAL; this is encoded by the coding sequence ATGACCAACTGGCGCGCCGTGGGGATCGGCTTCCTCATCGAACTCGTGCTCAGCATCATCGGCGGGATCGTCCCGGTCATCGGCCAGCTGTTCGCCGCCGTCGTCGGCGGGTTCACTGCAGGCTACATTGCCGGCGGCGGGTTCGGGAGCGGGTTCTGGCACGGCCTGCTCGCGGGCGCGCTCGGCGGGATCATCGTCGCGGTGCTCGTGACGGCGCTCGTCGGCGTGTTCGACGCCACGCTCGGCTTCGCCGGCCTGCTCGGCGGCAGCGTGCTCGTCATCGGCATCACCCTCGCGCTCGTGCTCGCCCTCCCGAGCGCGATCGCGGGGGCGATCGGCGGCGCGCTCTGA
- a CDS encoding ROK family protein: MATYAGVDLGGTNVRAVVADADGNVLGSHRQAAPRGPNGLAVTEAILDCLREASAAASVEPSETTAAAIAAAGRLDLTEGLVEPTNIPVGEVPLRGPVSNLLETDEIRLHKDVAAGVIGERYHADRNPDDMAYLTISSGIGAGIAVDGSILSGWDGNAGEVGHLTVDPTGEMTCGCGHDGHWEGYCSGANIPAYARRLWTKADRPATAVPIENDDVTAADVFAHAEGDSFAEHVVERLADWNALGVANIVHAYAPLVISIGGAVALNNEALVVDPIRERLGGLVMTNVPEIRLTDFGDDVVVRGALASALTGGTGDIDRHE, translated from the coding sequence ATGGCGACCTACGCCGGCGTCGACCTCGGCGGGACGAACGTCCGGGCGGTCGTCGCCGACGCCGACGGCAACGTACTGGGCAGTCACAGGCAGGCAGCCCCGCGCGGCCCGAACGGGCTGGCCGTCACCGAGGCGATCCTCGACTGCCTCCGCGAGGCGTCGGCGGCGGCGAGCGTCGAGCCCTCCGAGACGACTGCGGCCGCCATCGCCGCCGCCGGACGGCTCGACCTCACCGAAGGACTGGTCGAGCCGACGAACATTCCAGTCGGCGAGGTCCCGCTGCGCGGACCTGTCTCGAACCTCCTCGAAACCGACGAGATCCGCCTCCACAAGGACGTCGCCGCCGGCGTCATCGGCGAGCGCTATCACGCCGATCGTAATCCCGACGACATGGCCTATCTCACGATCTCGTCGGGCATCGGCGCGGGCATCGCCGTCGACGGCTCGATCCTCTCGGGTTGGGACGGCAACGCCGGCGAGGTCGGCCATCTGACGGTCGATCCGACCGGCGAGATGACCTGTGGCTGCGGCCACGACGGCCACTGGGAGGGGTACTGCTCGGGCGCGAACATCCCCGCCTACGCCCGTCGACTCTGGACGAAAGCCGATCGCCCCGCCACCGCCGTCCCGATCGAGAACGACGACGTCACCGCCGCCGACGTGTTCGCCCACGCCGAGGGCGACTCGTTCGCCGAGCACGTCGTCGAGCGCCTCGCCGACTGGAACGCGCTCGGGGTGGCGAACATCGTCCACGCCTACGCGCCGCTGGTGATCTCGATCGGCGGCGCGGTCGCACTCAACAACGAAGCACTCGTCGTCGATCCGATCCGCGAGCGACTCGGTGGACTAGTGATGACGAACGTCCCCGAGATCCGCCTCACCGACTTCGGCGACGACGTGGTCGTCCGAGGGGCACTCGCGAGCGCGCTCACCGGCGGCACCGGCGACATCGATCGTCACGAGTGA
- a CDS encoding NOG1 family protein, producing the protein MIFEDIPTTPTAEELIDRAFSRATRAGRAQSGLDAQESMLQTAGNILSDNLENVVTSWPDFDTLDPFYYELADAIVDVDAVRKSLSNVGWASKQTDAIKREYQGRLRGNVETARKLRKQAFARLADIVEEVEDDLERLGAARDELKVLPDIRPDEPTIVVAGFPNVGKSTFVNHVTNARHETASYPFTTTRIGVGHFTREHIRYQLVDTPGLLDREHEERNEIELQAESALAHAADTVLVFVDASGACGYPLDDQLALRDAVRDRFDTPVATVCTKADRSRDLDADHYLSVEDDEGIEELLDAAVEMVGYEPELP; encoded by the coding sequence ATGATTTTCGAAGACATCCCAACGACGCCCACTGCCGAGGAGTTGATCGACCGGGCGTTCTCGCGGGCGACCCGTGCCGGGCGGGCCCAGTCCGGGCTCGACGCCCAGGAATCGATGCTCCAGACCGCGGGCAACATCCTCTCGGACAACCTCGAAAACGTCGTGACGAGCTGGCCGGATTTCGACACGCTCGATCCGTTCTACTACGAGCTCGCCGACGCCATCGTCGACGTCGATGCAGTACGAAAGAGCCTCTCGAACGTCGGCTGGGCGAGCAAACAGACCGACGCGATCAAGCGCGAGTACCAGGGCCGGCTGCGCGGCAACGTCGAGACGGCGCGCAAGCTCAGGAAACAGGCGTTCGCCCGGCTCGCCGACATCGTCGAGGAAGTAGAAGACGACCTCGAACGGCTCGGCGCGGCCCGCGACGAGCTCAAGGTCCTGCCCGATATCAGACCCGACGAGCCGACGATCGTCGTCGCGGGCTTTCCGAACGTCGGCAAATCCACGTTCGTCAACCACGTCACGAACGCGCGCCACGAGACCGCCTCGTACCCGTTCACCACGACCCGGATCGGCGTCGGTCACTTCACGCGCGAGCATATCCGGTATCAGCTGGTCGACACTCCTGGATTGCTCGATCGCGAGCACGAGGAGCGCAACGAGATCGAGCTCCAGGCCGAGAGCGCGCTGGCCCACGCCGCCGACACCGTACTCGTCTTCGTCGACGCGAGCGGGGCCTGTGGCTACCCGCTCGACGACCAGCTCGCGCTCCGCGACGCCGTCCGCGATCGCTTCGACACGCCGGTCGCGACTGTCTGTACGAAGGCCGATCGCTCGCGCGATCTCGATGCCGACCACTACCTGAGTGTCGAAGACGACGAAGGGATCGAGGAGCTGCTCGACGCGGCGGTCGAGATGGTTGGCTACGAGCCCGAACTGCCCTGA
- the hisE gene encoding phosphoribosyl-ATP diphosphatase has product MSEERAEQRSETVLDELAAVIADRQEELPEDSYTASLFTHEKGENAVLEKIGEESTEVVLAAKDDDDALVAESADLVYHLLVLLAMQDVSLDELRAELRERR; this is encoded by the coding sequence GTGAGCGAAGAGCGTGCCGAACAGCGATCGGAGACCGTCCTCGACGAACTCGCGGCGGTCATCGCCGACCGACAGGAGGAACTGCCGGAGGACTCCTACACCGCGTCGCTGTTCACCCACGAAAAGGGCGAGAACGCCGTACTCGAAAAGATCGGCGAGGAGAGCACGGAGGTCGTGCTCGCGGCAAAGGACGATGACGACGCGCTCGTCGCCGAGAGCGCCGATCTCGTCTACCATCTGCTCGTTCTGCTGGCGATGCAGGACGTCAGTCTCGACGAACTGCGCGCGGAACTGCGCGAACGGCGCTGA